A stretch of Leisingera sp. S132 DNA encodes these proteins:
- a CDS encoding cis-3-hydroxy-L-proline dehydratase, translating to MKITQLTVYQVDLPLKEGRYSWSNGNYVDVFDSTVLEISTDEGLTGYAECCPLGSAYLPSFARGVRAGLAELAPHLIGQDPLNLTRINRTMDAALRGHPYAKAPVDIACWDILGKATGQPVYTLLGGAAQDDVVLYRAISQEDPDTMARKIEGYAAEGYTKFQLKVGGEANDDIDRIHATRAVLKKSDLLVADANTGWTRHEAARVVGAIAGLDVYVEQPCLTYEECVSIRRRTALPFVMDEVIDTPNTLVRGIAEDAMDVINLKISKVGGLSKARLMRDLCVAHGIPMTIEDTWGGDITTAAIAHLARSTPEEFTFSATDFNSYGTVDIARGAPKRVNGRMTAPDEPGLGVTPIFEALGEPVARYS from the coding sequence ATGAAGATCACCCAGCTCACCGTCTACCAGGTCGATCTGCCGCTGAAGGAAGGCCGCTACAGCTGGTCGAACGGCAATTATGTCGACGTCTTTGACAGCACCGTTCTGGAAATCAGCACCGACGAAGGGCTGACGGGCTATGCCGAGTGCTGCCCGCTGGGCTCCGCCTATCTGCCCTCCTTCGCGCGCGGCGTGCGCGCCGGGCTGGCCGAACTGGCGCCGCATCTGATCGGGCAGGACCCGCTGAACCTGACCCGGATCAACCGCACCATGGACGCCGCCCTGCGCGGCCACCCCTATGCCAAGGCGCCGGTCGACATTGCCTGCTGGGATATCTTGGGCAAGGCCACCGGCCAGCCGGTTTACACTCTGCTGGGCGGCGCCGCGCAGGACGATGTGGTGCTCTACCGCGCCATCAGCCAGGAGGACCCGGACACCATGGCCCGCAAGATCGAAGGCTACGCCGCCGAGGGCTACACCAAGTTCCAGCTGAAGGTCGGCGGCGAAGCCAACGACGACATCGACCGCATCCATGCCACCCGTGCCGTGCTGAAGAAATCCGACCTGCTGGTGGCCGACGCCAACACCGGCTGGACCAGGCACGAGGCGGCGCGGGTGGTGGGCGCCATCGCGGGCCTCGACGTCTATGTGGAGCAGCCCTGCCTGACCTACGAGGAATGCGTCTCAATCCGCCGCCGCACCGCGCTGCCCTTTGTGATGGACGAGGTGATCGACACCCCCAACACGCTGGTGCGCGGCATTGCCGAGGACGCAATGGACGTGATCAACCTCAAAATCTCCAAGGTCGGCGGCCTGAGCAAAGCAAGGCTGATGCGCGATCTCTGCGTGGCGCATGGCATTCCGATGACCATAGAGGACACCTGGGGCGGCGACATCACCACCGCCGCCATTGCCCATCTGGCCCGCTCCACCCCGGAGGAGTTCACCTTCTCCGCCACCGACTTCAACAGCTATGGCACCGTTGACATTGCCCGCGGCGCGCCCAAGCGTGTGAACGGGCGGATGACCGCCCCCGATGAACCCGGCCTGGGAGTGACCCCGATCTTCGAGGCCCTGGGTGAACCGGTTGCCCGCTATTCCTGA
- a CDS encoding trans-3-hydroxy-L-proline dehydratase, which yields MRSSKTIHVISAHAEGEVGDVIVGGVAPPPGDTLWEQRSFIDRDQTLRNFVLNEPRGGVFRHVNLLVPPKHPEADMGFIIMEPEYTPPMSGSNSICVSTVLLDGGILPMQEPETHLVLEAPGGLVRVRAECRNGKTERIFVQNVPSFAGEIGASLELPGIGTLTVDTAYGGDSFVVVQAADLGLEITEANAKQIAQLGTRILEAANTQLGFSHPENPDWNHISFCAFCGPLEQTETGLSSRSAVAIQPGKVDRSPTGTAVSARMALMLAKGQMTPDQAFEAVSIIGSRFAGRIVEQTTVGGRAAIIPELSGRGWITGIHQHMLDPDDPWPGGYRLSDTWGA from the coding sequence ATGCGCAGCAGCAAAACCATCCATGTGATCTCTGCCCATGCAGAGGGTGAGGTGGGCGATGTCATTGTCGGCGGCGTCGCCCCACCACCCGGAGACACCCTGTGGGAGCAGCGCTCCTTCATCGACCGCGACCAGACCCTGCGCAACTTCGTCCTGAACGAACCCCGCGGCGGCGTGTTCCGCCATGTGAACCTCCTGGTGCCGCCCAAGCACCCGGAGGCCGACATGGGCTTCATCATCATGGAGCCGGAATACACCCCGCCGATGTCCGGCTCCAATTCGATCTGCGTCTCCACCGTTCTGCTGGACGGGGGCATCCTGCCGATGCAGGAGCCGGAAACCCATCTGGTACTGGAGGCCCCCGGCGGTCTGGTGCGGGTGCGCGCCGAATGCAGGAACGGCAAGACAGAACGGATCTTCGTGCAGAACGTGCCCAGCTTCGCCGGAGAGATTGGCGCGTCGCTGGAGCTGCCGGGCATCGGCACCCTGACAGTGGACACCGCCTATGGCGGCGACAGTTTCGTGGTGGTTCAGGCCGCCGATCTGGGGCTGGAAATCACAGAGGCAAACGCCAAACAGATCGCCCAGCTCGGCACCCGCATTCTAGAGGCCGCCAACACGCAGCTCGGCTTCAGTCACCCGGAGAACCCGGACTGGAACCACATCTCCTTCTGCGCCTTCTGCGGCCCGCTGGAACAGACGGAGACCGGCCTCAGCAGCCGCTCCGCTGTCGCTATCCAGCCGGGCAAGGTGGACCGTTCCCCCACCGGCACCGCGGTCTCTGCCCGCATGGCGCTGATGCTGGCCAAAGGGCAGATGACGCCGGACCAGGCCTTTGAGGCCGTATCCATCATCGGCTCCCGCTTTGCCGGACGGATCGTGGAACAGACCACCGTCGGCGGGCGCGCGGCGATCATTCCGGAACTCAGCGGCCGCGGCTGGATCACCGGCATCCACCAGCACATGCTGGACCCGGACGACCCCTGGCCCGGCGGCTACCGCCTCAGCGACACCTGGGGCGCCTGA
- a CDS encoding GntR family transcriptional regulator, producing the protein MAGKRAVTRSSLPEVIANDLRERILSGELAEGETIRQEALAEEYAVSRMPIREALKRLDAEGLVQFTNNRGASVTKHSLREIAEIFDLRILLEVDLFRRAIPAMTAQDFTRCTRILDDMDASYDANDVAKWGALNHKYHSALYAAADRKLTNEVLQGISLHSDRFIRMHLSVMQQREPAKKEHRDLLDLAQARDVEGACAALTHHISRTKEELLSLVAEHRATADS; encoded by the coding sequence ATGGCAGGCAAACGCGCCGTTACCCGCAGCTCCCTCCCGGAAGTGATTGCCAACGACCTGCGCGAACGCATCCTGAGCGGTGAACTGGCAGAGGGCGAAACCATCCGGCAGGAAGCGCTGGCAGAAGAATACGCCGTCTCCCGCATGCCGATCCGCGAGGCGCTGAAACGGCTGGACGCCGAGGGCCTGGTGCAATTCACCAACAACCGCGGCGCCTCTGTCACCAAGCATTCGCTGCGCGAGATTGCCGAGATCTTTGACTTGCGCATCCTGCTGGAGGTGGACCTGTTCCGCCGGGCGATCCCGGCGATGACGGCACAGGATTTCACCCGCTGCACCCGGATCCTCGATGACATGGACGCGTCTTATGACGCCAACGACGTGGCCAAATGGGGCGCACTCAATCACAAGTACCACTCAGCACTCTATGCCGCGGCGGACCGCAAGCTCACTAACGAGGTGCTGCAGGGCATCAGCCTGCACTCTGACCGCTTCATCCGGATGCACCTCAGCGTGATGCAGCAGCGCGAGCCCGCCAAGAAGGAGCACCGCGACCTCCTGGACCTGGCCCAGGCCCGCGATGTGGAGGGCGCCTGCGCCGCGCTGACCCATCACATCTCCCGCACCAAGGAGGAACTGCTGTCGCTGGTCGCAGAACACCGCGCCACTGCCGACAGCTAA
- a CDS encoding aldehyde dehydrogenase (NADP(+)), protein MFTPHGNHLIAGAWVPGDTRFASAPASGPSHDFSVGRISDVSAAVTAAEDAFASYGNTSRADRAAFLNAIADEIEARAEDITAIGTQETGLPEARLQGERGRTTGQLRTFAEHILKGDYLDRRYDAALPDRGPLPRPDLRMMQRPLGPVAVFGASNFPLAFSTAGGDTAAALAAGCPVVVKGHSAHPGTGEIVAEAVLAAITRCNIHPGVFSLIQGGSRAVGAALVQHPLIKAVGFTGSLAGGRALFDLCAARPEPIPFFGELGSVNPMFILAAALANRGAEIATGWAASLTMGAGQFCTNPGIAVLRAGAEADRFIDTATASLSAVAPQTMLTEGIASAYQDGQRRVAATAGVRELLTTSCNTRTAAPYLYVTEARTWLENEILAEEVFGPLGLVITAGSDAEMLEIARALQGQLTCTLHLDQADTAQGQALLPVLERKAGRVLANGFPTGVEVSDTMVHGGPYPASTNFGATSVGTLSIRRFLRPVCYQNIPEALLPEDLREG, encoded by the coding sequence ATGTTCACACCGCACGGAAACCACCTGATTGCTGGCGCCTGGGTGCCCGGCGACACCCGCTTCGCCTCCGCCCCCGCCAGCGGCCCCAGCCACGATTTCTCGGTTGGCCGCATCAGCGACGTCAGCGCCGCGGTCACGGCGGCAGAGGACGCCTTTGCCAGCTACGGCAACACCAGCCGGGCCGACCGCGCCGCATTCCTCAACGCCATCGCCGATGAGATTGAGGCCCGCGCGGAAGACATCACCGCCATCGGCACCCAGGAAACCGGTCTGCCCGAGGCCCGCCTGCAGGGCGAACGCGGGCGCACCACGGGCCAGCTGCGCACCTTTGCCGAACATATCCTGAAGGGTGACTACCTCGACCGCCGCTATGACGCCGCGCTGCCGGACCGCGGCCCCCTGCCCCGCCCCGACCTGCGGATGATGCAGCGCCCGCTGGGGCCTGTCGCGGTCTTCGGCGCTTCCAACTTCCCGCTCGCCTTCTCCACCGCCGGCGGCGACACCGCCGCGGCACTGGCGGCGGGCTGCCCGGTGGTGGTCAAGGGCCACAGCGCCCACCCCGGCACCGGCGAGATCGTCGCCGAAGCCGTGCTTGCCGCGATCACCAGATGCAACATCCACCCCGGCGTCTTCAGCCTGATCCAGGGCGGCAGCCGCGCGGTCGGCGCGGCGCTGGTGCAGCACCCGCTGATCAAGGCGGTGGGCTTCACCGGCTCCCTCGCAGGCGGCCGCGCCCTCTTTGACCTCTGCGCCGCCCGGCCCGAGCCGATCCCCTTCTTCGGTGAACTCGGGTCCGTGAACCCGATGTTCATCCTCGCCGCCGCGCTCGCCAATCGCGGCGCGGAAATCGCCACCGGCTGGGCCGCCTCGCTGACCATGGGCGCGGGCCAGTTCTGCACCAACCCCGGCATCGCCGTGCTGCGCGCCGGCGCCGAGGCCGACCGTTTCATCGACACCGCCACCGCCTCCCTGTCAGCGGTCGCCCCCCAGACCATGCTGACCGAAGGCATCGCCAGCGCCTACCAGGACGGCCAGCGCCGCGTCGCCGCCACCGCGGGCGTGCGCGAACTGCTGACCACCAGCTGCAACACCCGCACCGCCGCGCCCTACCTCTATGTGACTGAGGCCCGCACCTGGCTGGAGAACGAGATCCTGGCCGAGGAGGTCTTTGGCCCGCTGGGTCTGGTGATCACTGCCGGGAGCGACGCCGAGATGCTGGAAATCGCCCGCGCGCTGCAGGGCCAGCTGACCTGCACCCTGCATCTGGATCAGGCTGACACCGCCCAGGGCCAGGCCCTGCTGCCGGTGCTGGAGCGCAAGGCGGGCCGGGTGCTGGCCAACGGCTTCCCCACCGGGGTTGAGGTTTCCGACACCATGGTCCACGGCGGCCCCTACCCGGCCTCCACCAACTTCGGCGCGACGTCGGTGGGCAC